Within the Echinicola sp. 20G genome, the region TCAGATGAATCCTTTATGGAAGGATTAGGCTTTGTGGATGATTTGAAATTAAGAGGTTCTTGGGGTATGTTGGGAAATGACGCTATCGGCAATTATCCTTATCAGACTAGTTACAGCTTTAATGACTATCCATTTGGAGGAACGCTTAATCAAGCAGCTGGCCTAAGTGCCTATCCTAACAGCCAACTAAGTTGGGAAACTACAAAAATGACGGATGTTGGTTTTGACTTAGTGATCCTTCAAGGAAAGATGGATTTCACTTTTGACTACTATGTGAAGAACACTGATGATATTTTGTTGCAGCTTCCGATCCCTTCTACTGTAGGCCTTTCTGCACCTTACCAAAATGTTGGGAGTGTAGAAAATAAAGGATGGGAATTTTCAGCAAATTATCATGGTAGAGCAGGAAGTGATTTTACCTATGATATTGGAGCCAATTTCTCTGATGTGAAAAACGAAATTACTGATTTTGGTGATGCGGATTATCTTACTACTGATAACAACGATATTACCACTGCCTATCAGGTAGGGTACCCGATTGGGGCTTTCTTTGGCTATATCTCTGATGGAATCTTCCAGTCAGCTGACGAAGTGGCTCAGCACGCTACTCAACCCGGCTCTCCTTCCGCTGGTGACTTGATCTACCGCGATGTGAATGGCGATGGAGAGGTGAATACAGAAGATAGGGTTTATTTGGGAAGCAATATTCCTCGCTATACTTATGGTTTGAACCTTAATGCTGCCTACAAAGGCTTCAGTATTGCCGCTTTCTTCCAAGGAGTTGCCAAGGCAGACATCAATACTTTGGTGTTGAAGAGAGCACCTACTAGCACTGATGGTAATTTTAGGGATTTACATTTGGATAGCTGGACACCTGAAAATACGGATGCTTCTTTCCCTAGATTAACTACAGCGGAGAGAAACTATCAGTCCTCAAGCTATTGGGTGGAAAGTGGGGCATATGTTAGGTTAAAAACATTGCAATTGAACTATAATCTTCCAAAGAGCCTTTTGGAACCTGCCAAAATTACAAGAGCTAGGGTATTTGTGACAGGACAAAACCTGTTTACACTGTCTGGTCTGGAAAACGATATCGATCCAGAAGCACCTAATGATAATAGATATTATCCTCAGGTGAAGACATATACAGTAGGGTTAAGTGTTGAATTTTAAGCAGAAAAAAAGATGAAAATAAATATTTTAACAATACTCGCAGCTTTGCTACTGACCTTTTCATGTAGTGAAGACTTCTTGGATAGACAACCTTTGGATGAGGTTTCCAGTGGGAATTATTGGGCGACTTCTTCTGATGCGGTCAACGCAGTCAATAACTGCTACAGGTATTTAGGGGATAGTTGGTACAGGATTTTCCTTTCTGCAGCTACAGATGATAGCTACTCTTGGAGTAACTGGCCGGCAGATGTTCAGTTTGCCGGAAATGGAAGTGCAACGAGTAGTTTGGGCTATTTCAGTCATTTTTGGTCACAGCATTATAACACCATCGCAGCGGCCAATAATGTATTGGACAATATCGACCAGGTTCCTTCCATGGATGAGGAGTTGAGAAATAGGCTGAAGGCAGAGGCTCGGGTAATCAGAGCATACGCGTATCAACAATTGATCGGCATGTATGGAGATGTGCCATTGATCACTTCTATTCAAACTACAGATGAATTCAATGTTTCCAGAACTCCCAAAGCGGAAGTAGTTGATTTTATTGTGCAAGATTTGGAAGAAGCTGCTGATATTTTGCCAGAGAGCTATGGCTCCTCAGATCAGGGAAGAGTTACAAAAGGTGCTGCTTTAGCTTTAGAGGCAAGGGTGCTTTTGTATGATGAAAGGTGGTCTGAAGCAATTGATGTGGCCAGCGAAGTAATGGGACTAAATTACAGCATTGATGGTGATTATTTAAGTCTCTTTGATGGCACCAATAAAAATAGTCCTGAGATCATCTTGGCGGCCCAGTATATTAAAAACACTTATCCAACCGCAAGCGCTACATGGTTGGGGGCTCCGTCACTAGGTGGCTGGGGACAGGTAATTCCTTTGAAAAGCTTGGTGGATACTTACGAATGCCGTGATGGTTTGACCATCGAAGAGTCACCTATGTATGATCCTGAAAATCCATTTGAAAACAGAGATCCTAGGTTGGAGTTAACTGTAATAGTACCTGGGACTGAAGTGAATGGAATTACC harbors:
- a CDS encoding RagB/SusD family nutrient uptake outer membrane protein → MKINILTILAALLLTFSCSEDFLDRQPLDEVSSGNYWATSSDAVNAVNNCYRYLGDSWYRIFLSAATDDSYSWSNWPADVQFAGNGSATSSLGYFSHFWSQHYNTIAAANNVLDNIDQVPSMDEELRNRLKAEARVIRAYAYQQLIGMYGDVPLITSIQTTDEFNVSRTPKAEVVDFIVQDLEEAADILPESYGSSDQGRVTKGAALALEARVLLYDERWSEAIDVASEVMGLNYSIDGDYLSLFDGTNKNSPEIILAAQYIKNTYPTASATWLGAPSLGGWGQVIPLKSLVDTYECRDGLTIEESPMYDPENPFENRDPRLELTVIVPGTEVNGITIDITNPNSIDRLGQNNASYSGYYYKKGVPADIEGSWDSNSYNDEVLIRYAEILLIYAEAKVQSGEIDQSVYDAINEVRGRAGVEMPAITSTEAGSQEALMEVIRRERRVEFALEEHRFFDIRRWEIAEDVMPGTALGIYNNFDDSRGDFGEFVRVEERQFNPDRDYLWAIPVNELSINPNLEQNPNW